From the Roseibium sp. HPY-6 genome, one window contains:
- the betI gene encoding transcriptional regulator BetI — MPKVGMEAERRKSLIDATVDAIHERGYSDITMAQIAKRAGVSGGLVHHYFGSKDQLLAATMRHLLTELGRAIRKDLARAETPRERISAIITGNFATDQFQPAVIAAWLAFYVQSRTTKSNSRLLRVYAARLASNLTFNLRSFMPRAEAQRVAEGTASMIDGVWIRQALSDARPDRQAAIAIVEDYVETKIAAYTNRADNG, encoded by the coding sequence ATGCCCAAAGTCGGAATGGAAGCGGAACGTCGGAAAAGCCTGATCGATGCGACCGTCGACGCAATTCATGAACGTGGTTACAGCGACATCACGATGGCCCAGATCGCCAAGCGCGCTGGCGTCTCCGGCGGGTTGGTTCACCACTATTTCGGGTCGAAAGACCAATTGCTTGCAGCAACAATGCGACATCTGTTGACCGAACTCGGCCGCGCAATCCGCAAGGACCTTGCCCGCGCTGAAACACCGCGCGAACGCATTTCGGCAATCATCACCGGCAACTTTGCGACCGACCAGTTCCAGCCCGCCGTGATAGCCGCATGGCTCGCTTTTTACGTGCAGTCGCGCACGACGAAGAGCAACAGCCGGTTGTTGCGTGTTTATGCGGCACGGCTGGCTTCAAATCTGACATTCAATCTGCGCTCATTCATGCCACGTGCCGAGGCGCAGCGTGTTGCAGAGGGAACGGCTTCGATGATCGATGGTGTCTGGATCCGCCAGGCCTTGAGCGATGCCCGTCCGGACCGGCAGGCAGCGATCGCAATCGTTGAAGACTATGTTGAAACCAAAATCGCCGCTTACACGAACCGTGCCGACAACGGCTGA
- a CDS encoding LacI family DNA-binding transcriptional regulator yields MKRVTIHDVAATAGVSLATVDRVLNGRPGVRKATIEKVRLAADNLNYKPDVFAAGLAKKRLYRFHFLIPNGPNAFMEDLSQEAASHAETMSGDRMTIHVEPIDAFDGHRVAGTLAVLDRSVCDGVAVVAPAFPEVRASIDRLQDRGVPVVTLVSDHPSSARQHFVGIDNQAAGRTAGRLLGRFLPEKEGQIGLIAGSLGLRDHAERYEGCRQVIETEFPHLELLKVREGRDDNARNADLVTKLLKDVPDLAGLYNIGAGNRGTIAALSASARAEKIVFVGHELTPYTSDALRNNVMDAVIAQDPGHEIRSAIRVLKALCDGAPINDGQERIGIDVFLKDNLPG; encoded by the coding sequence ATGAAGCGCGTGACAATCCATGATGTGGCGGCAACGGCTGGCGTCAGTCTGGCGACGGTTGACCGGGTGCTTAATGGCCGTCCGGGTGTGCGCAAGGCAACGATCGAAAAAGTCAGGCTTGCCGCTGACAATCTGAATTACAAACCCGATGTCTTTGCAGCCGGTCTCGCCAAGAAGCGGCTTTACCGGTTTCACTTTTTGATCCCGAACGGTCCGAACGCCTTCATGGAGGACCTCTCCCAGGAAGCCGCCTCGCATGCCGAAACGATGAGCGGTGACCGGATGACCATTCATGTGGAGCCGATCGATGCCTTTGATGGGCATCGTGTAGCCGGCACCCTGGCGGTGCTGGACAGATCAGTTTGCGATGGGGTCGCGGTCGTGGCGCCGGCCTTTCCGGAAGTCAGGGCTAGCATCGACCGCCTTCAGGACCGCGGCGTCCCGGTCGTGACACTTGTCTCGGATCACCCGTCTTCCGCGCGTCAGCACTTTGTCGGGATCGACAATCAAGCCGCCGGACGCACTGCCGGTCGATTGCTTGGCCGTTTCCTGCCAGAAAAAGAAGGTCAGATCGGCCTGATCGCAGGGTCGCTTGGTTTGCGGGATCACGCCGAGCGATATGAAGGCTGCAGGCAGGTTATCGAAACCGAATTTCCGCATCTGGAGCTGCTCAAGGTGCGTGAGGGCAGAGATGACAATGCCAGGAATGCGGATCTGGTGACAAAGCTGCTCAAGGACGTTCCGGACCTGGCAGGTCTTTACAATATTGGTGCGGGGAACCGCGGAACAATCGCCGCATTGTCGGCCTCCGCGCGGGCAGAAAAAATTGTATTCGTCGGGCATGAACTGACGCCTTACACGAGCGATGCGCTTAGAAACAATGTAATGGACGCCGTCATTGCACAGGATCCCGGTCACGAAATCCGAAGCGCCATCAGGGTTCTGAAGGCCCTTTGCGATGGCGCGCCGATCAACGACGGTCAGGAGCGCATTGGCATTGATGTTTTTCTCAAGGACAATTTGCCCGGTTAG
- the betB gene encoding betaine-aldehyde dehydrogenase, which produces MRAQPKASHYVGGSYLESQSGTPFDSLYPATGEVIARIQSADDAVIEAAVSAAKEGQKVWAATSPAERGRVLRRAAELLRAQNHDLSVLETLDTGKPLQETLIADAASGADCLEYYGGLAATLTGEHIDLGGSFAYTKREPLGVCFGIGAWNYPIQIACWKSAPALVCGNAMIFKPSEVTPLSALKLAEALTEAGLPDGVFNVIQGFGDVGAKMVAHPDIAKVSLTGSVPTGAKVAALAGEHLKKTTLELGGKSPLIIFDDADIENAVSAAINANFYSSGQICSNGTRVFVHKAIKEEFLARLAERTGNALLGDPLDEATNIGPLVSRQQFDKVMHYMQIGQREGARLVCGGGAASVDSLPDGYFVQPTVFADVKDDMTIAREEIFGPVLSVLDFDDEDDVVTRANDTEFGLAAGVFTRDIQRAHRVIGRLQAGTCWINTYNLTPIEMPFGGYKKSGIGRENGHAAIEYYSQIKSVYVEMEGVEAAF; this is translated from the coding sequence ATGCGCGCCCAACCGAAAGCCTCGCACTATGTCGGCGGTTCCTATCTGGAAAGCCAGTCCGGAACGCCGTTTGATTCCCTTTATCCGGCGACGGGTGAGGTCATTGCCCGAATCCAGTCGGCGGACGATGCGGTCATTGAGGCTGCTGTTTCAGCGGCGAAAGAAGGCCAGAAGGTTTGGGCGGCGACATCCCCTGCCGAACGTGGCCGGGTTCTGCGCCGTGCCGCTGAGCTGCTGCGTGCGCAGAACCACGACCTTTCGGTGCTGGAAACACTCGACACAGGCAAACCCCTGCAGGAAACGCTCATCGCCGACGCCGCTTCAGGCGCAGACTGCCTTGAATACTATGGCGGCTTGGCCGCGACGCTTACCGGCGAACATATCGATCTTGGCGGATCCTTTGCCTATACGAAACGCGAGCCGCTCGGGGTCTGCTTCGGGATCGGTGCCTGGAACTATCCGATCCAGATTGCCTGCTGGAAATCGGCACCGGCGCTGGTCTGCGGCAACGCCATGATCTTCAAGCCTTCCGAGGTCACACCGCTCAGCGCATTGAAACTGGCCGAGGCACTCACCGAAGCCGGATTGCCGGATGGCGTTTTCAACGTGATCCAGGGTTTTGGCGACGTTGGCGCAAAGATGGTTGCGCATCCCGATATTGCAAAGGTCTCGTTGACAGGATCGGTCCCGACCGGTGCGAAGGTCGCCGCCCTTGCCGGTGAACACCTGAAGAAGACGACCTTGGAACTCGGCGGCAAGTCACCGCTTATCATCTTCGACGACGCCGACATCGAGAACGCAGTTTCAGCTGCCATCAACGCAAACTTCTATTCAAGCGGACAGATTTGTTCGAACGGAACGCGTGTTTTCGTTCACAAGGCGATCAAGGAAGAATTTCTAGCCCGCCTCGCCGAGCGCACAGGCAACGCACTCCTTGGGGATCCGCTGGATGAAGCGACGAATATCGGCCCGCTGGTTTCCAGACAGCAATTCGACAAGGTCATGCACTACATGCAGATCGGTCAACGGGAGGGCGCCCGGCTGGTATGCGGCGGCGGTGCTGCCAGTGTCGACAGTCTCCCTGATGGCTACTTTGTCCAGCCAACGGTTTTTGCCGATGTCAAGGACGACATGACCATTGCCAGGGAAGAGATTTTCGGGCCGGTGCTCAGCGTTCTCGACTTCGACGATGAAGATGACGTTGTGACACGGGCCAACGATACCGAATTCGGTCTTGCCGCAGGCGTCTTCACACGAGACATTCAACGCGCGCACCGCGTGATCGGCAGGCTTCAGGCCGGGACTTGCTGGATCAACACCTACAATCTGACTCCAATCGAAATGCCTTTTGGCGGCTACAAGAAATCCGGCATTGGCCGCGAAAACGGTCATGCCGCTATTGAGTATTACAGCCAGATCAAAAGCGTTTACGTTGAAATGGAGGGTGTTGAAGCTGCATTTTGA
- a CDS encoding Rrf2 family transcriptional regulator: MRLTQQTNYAVRALMYCAVNPDKPSKVADIAASFDMSETHLFKIMKVLVDANLIKTIRGRNGGVMLGRPAEQITVGEVVRAAEESFLLAECFDSGRKDCPLIVSCGFNGLLHEALEAFMEVLDAKSIADLSEDRFGMRDLLKIDVASTPIAANA, translated from the coding sequence ATGCGCTTGACACAACAGACCAATTACGCCGTGCGCGCTCTCATGTATTGCGCCGTGAACCCCGACAAACCAAGCAAGGTTGCAGATATCGCGGCCAGCTTTGACATGTCGGAAACCCATCTCTTCAAGATCATGAAGGTCCTGGTCGATGCCAATCTGATCAAGACCATTCGCGGCCGCAATGGAGGGGTCATGCTGGGCCGTCCTGCGGAGCAGATCACGGTGGGTGAGGTTGTCCGGGCAGCGGAAGAAAGCTTCCTGCTTGCAGAGTGTTTCGATTCAGGGCGAAAAGACTGTCCGCTGATCGTATCGTGTGGCTTCAACGGATTGTTGCATGAAGCTCTGGAAGCCTTCATGGAAGTGCTCGACGCGAAATCGATTGCCGATCTCTCCGAAGACCGGTTTGGCATGCGCGATCTGTTGAAAATTGATGTCGCAAGCACGCCGATTGCCGCGAACGCATAA
- the choV gene encoding choline ABC transporter ATP-binding protein: MTNMSGTPIVTFKDVDIVFGDDPKSALPLVDARKTRQEIQAETGQILGVAGASLDIHEGEVLVLMGLSGSGKSTLLRAVNGLNPVIRGEVQVHDGSRYVNPETCSSTELRELRRSRIAMVFQQFGLLPWRTVAENVGFGLELAGMSVKDRAAKVETQLKLVGLSGWGEKYVHELSGGMQQRVGLARAFATDAPILLMDEPFSALDPLIRDKLQDELLDLQKELNRTIIFVSHDLDEAAKIGSRIAIMEGGRVIQLGTPQEIVKNPADDYVSDFVSHMNPLNVLRARDIMVPPGSLPGSLASGPTCESGTPVREVAKLKKSSSEPVIVQSDGAIVGVIGEKELLDCMLK; this comes from the coding sequence ATGACTAACATGTCCGGAACCCCGATTGTCACTTTCAAGGATGTCGACATCGTTTTCGGCGATGATCCAAAGTCCGCATTGCCATTGGTAGACGCACGCAAGACGCGTCAGGAAATCCAGGCCGAAACTGGACAGATCCTCGGCGTCGCAGGAGCCAGCCTCGATATCCACGAGGGCGAAGTTCTGGTGCTGATGGGCCTTTCCGGGTCTGGCAAGTCGACTTTGCTGCGTGCGGTCAACGGTCTCAATCCGGTGATCCGCGGCGAAGTTCAGGTCCATGACGGCAGCCGTTACGTGAACCCGGAAACCTGTTCATCCACCGAACTGCGTGAGTTGCGCCGTAGCCGGATTGCCATGGTGTTCCAGCAATTCGGACTGCTGCCCTGGCGCACGGTCGCTGAAAATGTGGGCTTCGGTCTCGAACTTGCCGGAATGTCGGTCAAGGACCGCGCGGCCAAGGTTGAAACCCAGCTCAAGCTCGTCGGCCTCTCCGGTTGGGGTGAGAAATACGTTCACGAACTGTCGGGCGGCATGCAGCAGCGTGTCGGCCTGGCCCGCGCATTTGCCACGGACGCACCGATCCTGCTGATGGACGAACCGTTTTCGGCCCTTGATCCCCTTATCCGCGACAAGCTCCAGGACGAGTTGCTGGATCTGCAAAAGGAACTGAACCGGACGATCATCTTTGTCAGTCATGATCTCGACGAGGCCGCCAAGATCGGTTCACGCATCGCGATCATGGAAGGTGGCCGTGTCATTCAGCTCGGAACACCGCAGGAAATCGTCAAGAACCCTGCAGACGACTACGTGTCGGACTTCGTCAGCCACATGAACCCGCTCAACGTACTGCGCGCACGCGACATCATGGTGCCTCCGGGAAGTCTTCCGGGATCTCTCGCAAGTGGACCGACCTGCGAAAGCGGCACACCCGTCCGCGAAGTCGCCAAGCTTAAGAAATCCAGCTCCGAGCCCGTCATCGTTCAAAGTGACGGCGCGATCGTGGGTGTCATCGGCGAGAAAGAACTTCTCGACTGCATGTTGAAGTGA
- a CDS encoding YaiI/YqxD family protein, protein MTILYVDADACPVKNEAIRVGERHNVTITFVSNSWMRLPEGDLIERVVVPEGPDEADNWIADRAKAGDVVVTADVPLAARCVNAGAMVIGPTGKPFREDAMGMRLAMRDLNTHLRETGEIRESGPSFTKADRSRFLNQLETIMRAAKRISGG, encoded by the coding sequence ATGACGATTCTTTACGTAGACGCCGATGCGTGCCCGGTGAAAAACGAGGCGATTCGTGTGGGAGAGCGTCACAATGTGACAATCACATTCGTCTCCAACAGCTGGATGCGGCTGCCCGAAGGCGACCTGATCGAGCGCGTTGTCGTTCCCGAGGGCCCGGATGAAGCCGACAACTGGATTGCGGATCGGGCAAAGGCCGGTGATGTCGTTGTGACGGCTGACGTGCCGCTTGCTGCGCGCTGTGTCAATGCGGGAGCAATGGTAATCGGCCCGACTGGAAAACCCTTTCGCGAAGACGCCATGGGCATGCGGCTTGCGATGCGCGACCTCAACACGCATTTGCGGGAAACTGGTGAAATCCGCGAAAGCGGACCGTCCTTTACCAAGGCTGACCGGTCGCGGTTTCTCAATCAGCTGGAGACGATCATGCGGGCGGCCAAACGAATATCCGGCGGCTAA
- a CDS encoding adenylate/guanylate cyclase domain-containing protein has protein sequence MTRNVLDPAPRSYAPHVYLLNRSQRGASCAPEQQTLGDVHDWLLHQATRIDNVMLMFEEFMWRCTAADLGIDRCTLHIGTLHPRMIGFSWFWSRLDQICDEIAADAGAITQTAFTRNPLYKVIIEGQTIKVDLETEEGRTSAPLMKELAEQGFTAYAAMPLSASGETFNAMTFATTRPGGFETKDKDQIKRLIDLLALHVERHIVTRIARNVADTYLGPIAGRRVLDGEIRRGDGEAIEAVVFMSDMRGFTQLADRLSGPEVTAILNAYFDRVSVAILNHGGDILKFMGDGILAVFDQKVLGEGAAASAAVNAARAALAAIEDLNENAPDDLPPAELWHPLKIGIGLHRGEVFFGNVGGEERLDFTVIGRAVNETSRVESLCKPLGRELLLTEPVRDALTGELQTGLNEMGEHALRGVGKPVAIFAA, from the coding sequence ATGACCCGAAACGTGCTCGACCCCGCGCCGCGCAGCTATGCCCCGCATGTCTATCTTCTCAACCGTTCCCAGCGCGGTGCCTCCTGTGCACCTGAGCAACAAACGCTCGGCGATGTACATGACTGGCTGTTGCACCAGGCAACACGGATCGACAACGTGATGCTGATGTTCGAGGAATTCATGTGGCGCTGCACCGCCGCGGATCTCGGCATCGATCGCTGCACGCTGCATATCGGAACGCTTCATCCCAGGATGATCGGATTTTCCTGGTTCTGGAGCCGCCTCGATCAGATCTGCGATGAAATCGCAGCAGATGCGGGCGCAATTACGCAGACCGCCTTCACCCGTAATCCGCTCTACAAAGTCATTATCGAAGGACAGACGATCAAGGTTGACCTTGAAACGGAGGAGGGGCGCACCTCTGCGCCACTCATGAAGGAGCTGGCTGAGCAGGGATTTACCGCCTATGCGGCCATGCCTCTCAGCGCTTCGGGCGAAACGTTCAATGCGATGACTTTCGCAACGACGCGCCCGGGTGGGTTTGAGACCAAGGACAAGGATCAGATCAAACGGCTGATCGACCTTCTAGCGCTCCATGTGGAACGGCACATTGTGACCCGCATTGCACGCAACGTCGCCGACACATATCTCGGCCCGATCGCAGGACGGCGTGTTCTTGACGGTGAAATCCGTCGCGGTGACGGCGAGGCCATCGAAGCGGTGGTCTTCATGTCGGACATGCGCGGCTTTACCCAGCTTGCGGACCGGCTAAGCGGGCCTGAGGTCACTGCGATACTCAATGCTTATTTTGACCGGGTATCCGTCGCGATCCTCAACCATGGCGGTGATATTCTGAAATTCATGGGAGATGGCATTCTGGCTGTTTTCGACCAGAAGGTTCTAGGCGAGGGCGCAGCAGCTTCTGCGGCCGTGAACGCTGCCAGAGCAGCGCTTGCAGCTATCGAGGATCTTAATGAAAATGCGCCCGATGATCTCCCGCCAGCCGAGCTCTGGCATCCGCTCAAGATCGGCATAGGGCTACACAGGGGCGAAGTTTTCTTCGGCAATGTCGGTGGAGAAGAACGGCTCGATTTCACCGTAATCGGACGGGCGGTCAACGAAACCAGCCGTGTTGAGTCCTTATGCAAGCCTCTTGGCCGCGAACTGCTACTGACCGAACCCGTTCGGGATGCCCTCACGGGCGAGCTGCAGACCGGCCTCAACGAAATGGGCGAGCACGCGCTGCGCGGTGTCGGCAAACCGGTCGCGATCTTCGCGGCATGA
- a CDS encoding hemin uptake protein HemP, with product MTPTANSQKRRLSISVPGSSRHALAANAVKPKSEFDSRELFSGLRQIQIQHNEDTYRLSITKQGKLILTK from the coding sequence ATGACACCAACCGCCAACAGCCAGAAGCGCCGCCTTTCCATAAGCGTGCCAGGCAGCTCTCGACACGCCTTGGCCGCGAATGCAGTGAAGCCGAAATCCGAGTTCGATTCGCGCGAATTGTTCAGCGGGCTGCGTCAGATCCAGATCCAGCACAACGAGGACACGTATCGCCTGTCGATCACAAAGCAGGGCAAGTTGATTCTGACGAAGTGA
- the betA gene encoding choline dehydrogenase, producing the protein MPDQFDFIIVGAGSAGCAMANRLSEDPNNRVLVLEFGGTDVGPLIQMPAALSYPMNLPIYDWGFESEPEPHLGGRRLATPRGKVIGGSSSINGMVYVRGHACDFDTWEEMGASGWGYRHVLPYYKRLEQNPQGQNGWRGTDGPLHVQRGTKWNPLFHAFRDAGQQAGYGVTEDYNGEKQEGFGDMEMTVHKGRRWSAANAYLKPALKRGNLELIKGALVRKVLIENNRAVGVEFETGGEIREARAAREVVLAASSINSPKILMLSGIGPADQLSELGIEVVADRPGVGANLQDHLELYIQQACTQPITLYKHWNLFSKAMIGAQWLFFKNGLGASNQFESCAFIRTKPGIKYPDVQYHFLPFAVRYDGQAAAEGHGFQAHVGPMRSKSRGRISLKSGDPKDKPSILFNYMSHEEDWEDFRTCIRLTREIFGQEAFAPYRGKEIQPGDNVQSDEALNDFIREHVESAYHPCGTCKMGAADDATAVVDPQCRVIGVDGLRVADSSIFPQITNGNLNAPSIMVGEKASDHILGKDPLPASNQQPWIHPDWENSQR; encoded by the coding sequence ATGCCTGACCAGTTTGACTTCATTATCGTGGGTGCCGGCTCCGCAGGATGCGCCATGGCGAACCGCTTGTCGGAAGATCCGAACAACCGGGTGCTGGTGCTGGAATTCGGCGGGACTGATGTTGGCCCGCTGATCCAGATGCCGGCGGCGCTTTCCTATCCCATGAACCTGCCGATTTACGACTGGGGTTTTGAGAGCGAGCCGGAGCCTCACCTTGGCGGACGCCGGCTTGCGACACCGCGCGGCAAGGTGATCGGCGGATCGTCCTCCATCAACGGCATGGTCTACGTGCGCGGCCACGCCTGCGACTTCGATACCTGGGAAGAAATGGGGGCAAGCGGCTGGGGCTACCGGCATGTCCTGCCCTACTACAAGCGGCTTGAACAGAACCCGCAGGGACAGAATGGCTGGCGCGGGACCGACGGCCCCTTGCATGTGCAGCGCGGCACAAAGTGGAACCCCCTGTTTCATGCCTTCCGCGATGCCGGTCAGCAGGCGGGCTATGGCGTCACGGAAGACTATAACGGTGAAAAGCAGGAAGGTTTCGGCGACATGGAGATGACGGTCCACAAGGGCCGTCGCTGGTCTGCCGCCAACGCCTATCTGAAGCCCGCCCTCAAGCGCGGCAATCTGGAACTGATAAAGGGCGCACTTGTCCGCAAGGTTCTGATCGAAAACAACCGCGCCGTTGGTGTCGAATTCGAGACCGGCGGCGAAATCCGCGAAGCCCGGGCCGCGCGCGAAGTCGTTCTTGCCGCTTCGTCCATCAACTCACCCAAGATACTGATGCTTTCCGGCATCGGCCCTGCCGACCAGCTGTCTGAGTTGGGCATCGAAGTCGTTGCAGACCGGCCCGGAGTCGGTGCCAACCTGCAGGACCATCTGGAACTTTACATCCAGCAGGCATGTACGCAGCCGATCACGCTCTACAAGCACTGGAACCTCTTCTCCAAGGCAATGATCGGTGCCCAGTGGCTGTTCTTCAAGAATGGCCTTGGCGCGTCGAACCAGTTCGAGAGTTGCGCCTTTATCCGAACAAAGCCAGGCATCAAATATCCGGACGTGCAGTATCACTTCCTGCCCTTTGCCGTGCGTTATGACGGCCAGGCGGCGGCGGAAGGGCATGGGTTTCAGGCACATGTCGGCCCGATGCGGTCAAAGTCGCGCGGCCGCATTTCGCTGAAATCCGGTGACCCGAAGGACAAACCGTCGATCCTCTTCAACTACATGTCGCATGAAGAGGACTGGGAGGACTTCAGAACCTGTATCCGTCTGACGCGGGAAATATTCGGTCAGGAGGCATTCGCGCCCTATCGCGGCAAGGAAATCCAGCCGGGAGACAATGTGCAAAGCGATGAAGCGCTCAACGATTTCATCCGCGAGCATGTGGAAAGCGCCTATCATCCTTGCGGAACCTGCAAGATGGGTGCAGCGGACGATGCGACGGCTGTTGTCGACCCGCAATGCCGTGTGATCGGCGTCGATGGGTTGCGTGTTGCAGACAGCTCCATTTTCCCGCAAATCACCAATGGCAACCTCAATGCCCCTTCGATCATGGTCGGTGAGAAGGCCTCCGATCATATCCTGGGCAAAGACCCGCTTCCGGCCTCGAACCAGCAGCCCTGGATCCATCCGGACTGGGAAAACAGCCAACGCTAA
- the choW gene encoding choline ABC transporter permease subunit: MDWLTENKIPIGKWAKNGVDWLTENAYWIFDGISAFLLAMIDGILWVLQAPHPLLLVAIIVALAFLVQRTLTFAALVAACLLLIINQGYWEQTTETLALVVSSSVVCMVVGVPVGVLAAHNPKFYSFLRPVLDLMQTLPTFVYLIPALILFGLGMVPGLVATVIFAIPAPIRLTQLGVSSTPNALLEAGKAFGATKSQLLWKVELPYALPQIKAGLTQTIMLSLSMVVIAALVAADGLGEPVLRALNTANIALGFESGLCIVLIAIVLDRFFRSKEGAKR; encoded by the coding sequence TTGGACTGGCTTACAGAGAACAAAATACCGATCGGCAAATGGGCAAAAAACGGCGTTGATTGGCTGACAGAAAACGCTTACTGGATATTCGACGGAATTTCCGCATTTCTCCTTGCAATGATTGATGGAATTCTCTGGGTTCTTCAGGCTCCACATCCATTGCTGTTGGTCGCGATCATCGTTGCTTTGGCTTTCCTGGTCCAACGGACATTAACCTTTGCTGCCCTTGTGGCCGCGTGTCTGCTTTTGATCATCAATCAGGGGTACTGGGAACAGACTACTGAAACACTGGCGCTTGTGGTCTCATCGTCTGTTGTCTGTATGGTTGTGGGTGTTCCGGTCGGTGTTCTTGCTGCGCACAATCCAAAATTCTATTCCTTTTTGCGTCCTGTGCTCGACTTGATGCAAACCCTTCCAACCTTTGTCTATTTGATCCCCGCTCTCATTCTATTCGGTCTTGGCATGGTCCCCGGTCTTGTCGCGACGGTTATTTTTGCGATACCAGCCCCGATCCGGCTCACCCAACTCGGTGTTTCCTCGACCCCAAATGCGTTACTTGAAGCAGGTAAGGCGTTCGGGGCAACCAAGTCGCAGCTGTTATGGAAGGTCGAACTTCCCTATGCGCTGCCACAAATCAAAGCGGGTTTGACCCAGACAATCATGTTATCGCTTTCTATGGTGGTCATCGCAGCACTTGTTGCAGCCGACGGACTTGGTGAACCTGTACTGCGCGCGCTTAATACGGCCAATATTGCTCTCGGGTTTGAGTCAGGGCTGTGCATTGTCCTCATTGCAATTGTGCTTGACCGCTTCTTCCGCTCCAAAGAGGGGGCCAAGCGATGA
- a CDS encoding choline ABC transporter substrate-binding protein, with product MLMNIAAKLAGGLALSLMLSGTALASDPDACKTVRFSDVGWTDITATTAATSVVLEALGYEPDVKLLSVPVTYASLKNKDIDIFLGNWMPTMEGDIKNYREDGSVETVRANLEGAKYTLAVPKYTYDKGLKSFQDIAKFRDDLDGKIYGIEPGNDGNRLIIGMIDENLFGLEGFEVVESSEQGMLAQVTRAGRRENDIVFLGWEPHPMNANFEMAYLEGGDDIFGPNFGGATVYTNVRAGYTKECPNVGKFLENLEFSLAMENEIMGAILTDGEDPNKAAAAWLKEHPATFESWLVGVKTFDGGDSFAAVKGALGL from the coding sequence ATACTCATGAACATTGCAGCGAAACTCGCTGGAGGTCTGGCACTTAGCCTGATGCTGTCCGGCACGGCACTTGCCAGCGACCCGGATGCCTGCAAGACGGTTCGGTTCTCGGACGTCGGCTGGACGGATATCACGGCAACGACGGCAGCGACATCGGTGGTGCTTGAAGCGCTTGGCTATGAACCGGATGTAAAATTGCTGTCCGTGCCGGTTACCTATGCGTCCCTTAAGAACAAGGACATCGACATCTTCCTCGGCAATTGGATGCCGACAATGGAAGGCGATATCAAGAATTACCGTGAAGATGGGTCGGTCGAAACCGTTCGCGCCAATCTGGAAGGGGCCAAATACACGCTCGCGGTTCCGAAATACACCTATGACAAGGGCCTGAAGAGCTTCCAGGACATCGCCAAGTTCCGGGACGATCTTGATGGCAAGATCTACGGCATTGAGCCGGGCAATGACGGCAATCGCCTGATCATCGGCATGATCGACGAAAACCTTTTTGGTCTCGAAGGCTTTGAAGTTGTTGAGTCGTCCGAGCAGGGCATGCTCGCCCAAGTGACGCGTGCCGGAAGACGGGAAAACGATATCGTCTTCCTCGGCTGGGAACCACATCCGATGAACGCCAATTTCGAGATGGCCTATCTGGAAGGTGGCGACGACATTTTCGGCCCGAACTTCGGTGGCGCGACGGTCTACACGAATGTCCGCGCGGGCTACACCAAAGAGTGCCCGAACGTCGGCAAGTTTCTTGAAAACCTCGAGTTCTCGCTTGCCATGGAAAACGAGATCATGGGCGCGATCCTGACTGATGGAGAGGATCCGAACAAGGCGGCAGCAGCTTGGTTAAAAGAGCATCCCGCTACATTCGAAAGCTGGCTGGTGGGTGTAAAGACATTCGACGGAGGCGACTCGTTTGCCGCTGTGAAAGGTGCACTTGGCCTCTAA
- a CDS encoding cold-shock protein: MRENGTIKFFNHDRGFGFITPDSGGKDVFVHVTAFEQAGIGTPVEGAKISFVAEDDRRGRGKQAAQLELL; the protein is encoded by the coding sequence ATGCGTGAGAACGGCACCATCAAGTTTTTCAACCACGACCGCGGTTTCGGCTTCATCACACCGGACAGCGGCGGCAAGGACGTTTTCGTCCACGTGACCGCATTCGAGCAGGCCGGAATCGGTACGCCCGTTGAAGGTGCGAAAATTTCTTTCGTCGCCGAAGACGATCGCCGCGGCCGCGGCAAGCAGGCAGCCCAGCTCGAGCTGCTTTGA